A window of the Virgibacillus pantothenticus genome harbors these coding sequences:
- the nhaC gene encoding Na+/H+ antiporter NhaC codes for MKRDVTLKESIFLLVILMIIIGISIIGLDLQPQIPILFAVGIVIFFAKMKGASWDAIHKGIQNGIIPGLIPIIIFMLIGVLISVWISAGTIPTIMVYGLGILSAKFFLPSVFVICALVGILVGSSFTTISTIGIAFLGMGQMMEFNLAMTAGAIVSGAYVGNNISPLSDTANLASAIAEVDLFEHIRNMLRKIVPSFVISLIFFIIIGQTKVGATGNNINELVDTLHSNFNISIVSLIPALILFLCAWKKVPAIPTLLLSIIVTIVIHYIYYPHTSFSQISNLMQDGFVSNTGTETVDILLTRGGMQSMMWSVSLIILALSLGGLLVELKIIETLISKIQSLVSTKGKLILMAGLSAVGINIVLGEQYLSIILPGKAFKSQVEAININPKKLSAILADAGAVVNSLIPWGVSGVFITGTLGVPTLEYAPFAIFCVIAPIINVLSGFFEKEKDLTRLS; via the coding sequence ATGAAAAGAGATGTAACGTTAAAAGAAAGTATCTTTCTTTTAGTAATATTAATGATAATTATAGGAATTAGTATTATTGGTTTGGATTTGCAACCGCAAATTCCGATTTTATTTGCAGTAGGAATTGTTATATTTTTTGCTAAGATGAAAGGTGCTTCTTGGGATGCTATTCATAAGGGAATTCAAAATGGGATTATCCCTGGTTTAATACCTATCATTATCTTTATGCTTATTGGTGTCTTAATAAGTGTTTGGATTTCAGCAGGAACTATTCCAACTATTATGGTATACGGGTTAGGAATTTTATCTGCGAAATTTTTCTTACCTTCTGTATTTGTTATTTGTGCACTGGTTGGTATCCTAGTGGGAAGTTCGTTTACAACCATCTCAACGATTGGCATTGCCTTCTTAGGCATGGGGCAAATGATGGAATTTAATCTAGCTATGACTGCAGGTGCTATTGTATCAGGTGCTTACGTAGGGAATAATATATCTCCTTTATCGGATACTGCCAATTTGGCTTCTGCTATAGCAGAAGTGGATTTATTCGAGCATATTAGAAATATGTTGCGAAAAATTGTTCCTTCTTTTGTTATTTCACTTATCTTTTTTATCATAATTGGACAAACAAAAGTGGGAGCAACTGGAAACAACATTAATGAATTAGTAGATACACTACATTCCAATTTTAATATTTCTATTGTGTCACTAATACCAGCCCTTATCTTGTTCTTATGTGCCTGGAAAAAAGTTCCTGCTATTCCAACGCTTTTACTAAGTATTATTGTTACTATTGTTATTCATTATATATATTATCCACACACTAGTTTTTCTCAGATATCTAACCTCATGCAAGATGGGTTTGTTTCTAATACAGGAACAGAAACAGTAGACATTTTGCTTACTCGTGGTGGAATGCAAAGTATGATGTGGTCTGTATCTCTTATTATTCTTGCTTTGTCATTAGGAGGATTGTTAGTAGAATTAAAAATTATTGAAACGTTAATATCAAAGATTCAAAGTCTTGTCAGTACCAAAGGGAAATTAATTCTTATGGCTGGATTAAGTGCGGTTGGTATAAATATTGTGCTGGGAGAACAATATTTATCCATTATTTTGCCTGGTAAAGCTTTTAAATCACAAGTTGAGGCAATAAATATTAACCCGAAAAAACTTTCCGCAATTCTAGCAGATGCTGGAGCAGTAGTCAATTCACTGATTCCATGGGGGGTAAGTGGTGTATTTATCACTGGAACATTAGGCGTTCCCACATTAGAGTATGCTCCATTCGCTATCTTTTGTGTAATTGCTCCCATTATAAATGTGCTGTCTGGTTTTTTTGAAAAAGAAAAAGATCTAACTCGTCTTTCGTAA
- a CDS encoding YerC/YecD family TrpR-related protein, which translates to MLIDEIRGEELDEFFEAFLALETIEDCYSFFDDLCTVNEVKAMLQRFRVAKMLYNDNTYCQIEVETGASTATISRTKRSLYHGNNMYDILFKRMKKNKEK; encoded by the coding sequence ATGCTTATAGATGAAATACGTGGAGAAGAATTGGATGAATTTTTTGAGGCTTTTTTAGCTCTTGAAACAATAGAAGATTGTTATTCTTTTTTTGATGATTTATGTACAGTAAATGAAGTCAAGGCGATGCTTCAACGATTTAGAGTAGCTAAAATGCTTTATAATGACAACACATATTGTCAAATTGAAGTGGAAACAGGCGCAAGCACTGCAACCATCTCTCGTACGAAGCGATCATTATATCATGGGAATAATATGTATGATATTCTTTTCAAGCGGATGAAGAAGAATAAAGAAAAATAA
- the pdxK gene encoding pyridoxine/pyridoxal/pyridoxamine kinase — MAVKKVLTIAGSDSSGGAGLQADIKTFEEYGTFGCTAITNIVTMDPQNNWQHHMYPVDAEVVREQLTTIFSGDPLSAMKTGMLGSINIIRLVSKVIDQYKMKNVVVDPVMVCKGEDEPLHPENVFAICDHLLPKATIVTPNLFEAAQLSDMQILRTVVDMKEAAKKIVNLGVQYVVIKGGNRLEGNKAIDLLYDGSEFTFFEAEKIHTNYNHGAGCTFAAAITAGLAKGLSVKDSVAKAKVFTTEGIKAGFAFNRFIGPVWHGAYNKSHLS; from the coding sequence ATGGCAGTAAAAAAAGTACTAACGATTGCAGGTTCGGATTCAAGTGGTGGTGCAGGTCTGCAAGCAGATATTAAAACATTTGAAGAATATGGCACTTTTGGTTGTACAGCTATCACTAATATTGTCACAATGGATCCTCAAAATAATTGGCAACACCATATGTACCCTGTTGATGCTGAGGTGGTTCGAGAACAATTGACAACTATCTTCTCTGGTGATCCACTAAGTGCAATGAAAACGGGAATGCTGGGTTCTATCAATATTATCAGGCTTGTGAGTAAAGTCATTGATCAATATAAAATGAAGAATGTCGTTGTTGATCCAGTTATGGTTTGCAAAGGAGAAGATGAGCCGTTGCATCCAGAAAATGTATTTGCTATCTGTGATCATCTTTTACCGAAAGCAACCATTGTAACACCTAATTTGTTTGAAGCTGCTCAACTATCTGATATGCAAATCTTACGTACAGTGGTTGATATGAAAGAAGCGGCGAAGAAGATTGTTAATCTTGGTGTTCAATATGTTGTCATTAAAGGTGGAAACAGACTAGAGGGAAATAAAGCAATTGATTTACTTTATGATGGGTCTGAGTTTACTTTTTTTGAAGCTGAGAAGATCCATACGAATTATAATCACGGTGCTGGTTGCACATTTGCAGCTGCTATCACAGCTGGATTGGCGAAAGGACTTTCTGTGAAAGATTCCGTAGCAAAAGCAAAAGTATTTACTACCGAGGGAATTAAGGCTGGGTTTGCTTTTAATAGATTCATTGGACCGGTTTGGCATGGAGCATATAATAAATCGCATCTATCTTAA
- the tyrS gene encoding tyrosine--tRNA ligase: MNLIDELEWRGAINQQTDAEGLRELIEEKKISLYCGVDPTGDSMHIGHLIPFIMMKRFQLHGHQPIILIGGATGTIGDPSGRQTERQLQTLEQVQNNVDKLTAQMKKLFFDDNSEVKIVNNYEWTHNLSILDFLRDYGKNFSVNTMLAKDIVASRLDSGISFTEFSYQILQSMDFLHLFREENVQLQIGGSDQWGNITSGLDLIRKKEGQQAKVFGLTIPLLLKADGTKFGKTAGGAIWLDAEKTTPYEFYQFWVNTDDKDVIKYLKFFTFLTKDEIDQLEVKVKTEPHKREAQKVLAKEMTKFVHGENALNQALKITKALFSGDIKSLTADEIEQGFKEMPTFHAKKETKNIVEWLVDLGIEPSKRQAREDINNGAISMNGERVNDVNVDVTAENSFDGRFIIIRKGKKNYSLVKLN, from the coding sequence ATGAATCTTATCGATGAGTTAGAATGGCGAGGTGCCATAAATCAACAAACAGATGCCGAAGGATTACGCGAATTAATCGAAGAGAAAAAAATCTCCTTGTACTGCGGTGTTGACCCTACGGGTGACAGTATGCATATTGGCCACTTAATTCCGTTTATCATGATGAAACGTTTTCAATTACATGGTCATCAGCCCATTATTTTAATTGGAGGAGCAACGGGTACAATCGGTGATCCAAGTGGACGGCAAACGGAACGTCAATTACAAACACTGGAGCAAGTACAGAATAATGTTGATAAGTTAACAGCGCAAATGAAGAAGTTATTCTTCGATGACAATAGTGAAGTTAAAATAGTTAACAACTACGAATGGACACATAACTTAAGTATTTTAGACTTCTTACGTGACTACGGTAAAAATTTTAGTGTTAATACTATGTTGGCAAAAGATATTGTAGCTAGCCGATTAGATAGTGGTATATCATTCACTGAGTTCTCTTACCAAATTTTACAATCTATGGACTTTCTTCATTTATTCAGAGAAGAAAATGTACAATTACAAATTGGTGGTAGCGATCAGTGGGGAAATATTACAAGCGGTTTAGACTTAATACGTAAAAAAGAAGGACAGCAAGCGAAAGTATTTGGATTAACCATTCCACTATTATTAAAAGCAGATGGTACAAAATTTGGTAAAACTGCTGGTGGGGCAATTTGGTTAGATGCAGAAAAAACGACACCATATGAATTTTACCAGTTTTGGGTTAATACAGATGATAAAGATGTTATAAAATACCTAAAATTCTTTACGTTCTTAACTAAAGATGAGATTGATCAATTAGAGGTTAAAGTGAAAACAGAACCTCACAAACGTGAAGCACAAAAAGTGCTGGCAAAAGAAATGACTAAATTTGTTCATGGCGAGAATGCTTTGAATCAAGCGTTAAAAATTACGAAAGCACTATTTAGTGGGGATATTAAATCACTAACAGCAGATGAAATTGAACAAGGATTTAAAGAGATGCCTACTTTTCACGCTAAAAAAGAAACCAAAAATATCGTGGAATGGTTAGTTGATTTAGGTATTGAGCCATCTAAACGTCAGGCAAGAGAAGATATTAACAACGGGGCTATTTCCATGAATGGCGAACGAGTAAATGATGTTAACGTTGATGTAACAGCGGAAAACTCATTTGATGGAAGGTTTATTATTATTCGTAAAGGGAAGAAAAATTACAGCTTGGTGAAATTAAATTAA
- a CDS encoding protein rep yields MPSSWKRSLELAYINHYIITKVNEKQPVNWLLLDLGLENVAEEYINQALDNLLIGFNRLFKYKSVKQATLGYFRMLDIFKQDERYHPNIHVLLPTLKSYFQGRYYIKHDKWLELWSKALGVNSNLYVKVKVVQSKDDNPLILKRMEQGLSALFDASETKRPTEDKKIIETRRLIGYSRLLKSEVDRLLPDVSFYLDIDNLCTDDTIANAAFDRMLAWHPGLRSEETNPFI; encoded by the coding sequence ATGCCTTCTTCTTGGAAAAGATCATTAGAACTAGCATATATTAATCATTATATCATTACTAAAGTTAATGAAAAGCAACCAGTTAATTGGCTATTATTAGATTTAGGTTTAGAAAATGTGGCGGAAGAATATATTAACCAAGCTTTAGATAATTTGTTAATCGGATTTAATCGATTGTTTAAGTATAAAAGTGTAAAACAAGCTACGTTAGGTTATTTTCGTATGCTGGACATATTTAAACAGGATGAGAGGTACCATCCTAATATTCATGTGTTGCTTCCAACTCTGAAAAGTTATTTTCAAGGAAGATATTATATTAAACATGATAAATGGTTAGAATTGTGGAGTAAAGCTTTAGGGGTCAACAGTAATCTATATGTAAAGGTGAAAGTCGTCCAATCTAAAGATGACAATCCTCTCATTTTAAAGAGAATGGAACAAGGGTTGTCGGCACTTTTCGATGCATCGGAAACAAAGAGACCTACTGAAGACAAGAAAATTATTGAAACAAGAAGGTTAATTGGGTATAGCAGGTTATTAAAAAGTGAAGTAGATCGACTACTGCCTGATGTAAGCTTTTATCTTGATATAGATAATTTATGTACGGATGATACTATTGCAAATGCTGCTTTTGACAGAATGCTTGCTTGGCATCCGGGCTTAAGATCAGAGGAAACGAATCCTTTTATATGA